One window of Saccharopolyspora phatthalungensis genomic DNA carries:
- the otsB gene encoding trehalose-phosphatase: MALTAEALPAELRRVIVQLARTPRLLVACDYDGTLAPIVADPTQAKPLPESVHALRSLAALPATTTAVISGRALRDLATLSRLPAEVYLVGSHGSEFDVGFVHELEPDATQLRTELQIGLQDIVRGKPGVTLEAKPASVAVHVRRAEPAVAEAVLETVRTGPAAWEGVQVTEGKAVIELAVVQTDKGNALDALRHQVGATAAIFLGDDVTDEKAFARLHGPDLGIKVGDGDTLAHYRIGSTTEVATVLAFLMEERRTWLYGEQAPPIERLTMLSNERTVGLLTPDARLTWMCHPGPDSAAVFADLLGGPSAGHFTIRPQGGNGAQRSPLPLGQRYVPNTMIVETRWSRLLVTDYLAHGTDSHRTDLVRVISGSTRTAVEFAPRPEFGQVPVRLTAEAGGLRVQGTSEPMVVYSPGVQWEITSDGMHESAHAVVDPTDDSPIVLELRCGTEDLSPAGTELERRGEADRYWSEWMRTLSLPDVEHDLVARSALTLRGLCNSDTGGIMAAATTSLPEEIGGVRNWDYRYCWLRDGAMTAQALVTLGSTAEAEAFLNWLHRVLETLPGPERLHPLYTLQGTGLGPEAVIDSLPGYAGSRPVRVGNLADQQVQLDVFGPVVELIAHLAQATGRVRDVDWDLVKAMAEAVSHRWFEPDHGIWEERDVPRHHVYSKVMCWVTLDRALKLATAYGRVADSSWEPLRDQIAQDVIKNGWHPDVQAFTTAYEGSDLDAASLHVGLSGLIDPSDERFHATVTAIEAELRSGSTVYRYRRDDGLPGDEGGFHLCAAWLIEAYLLIGRRTEAEELFQQIVDTAGPTGLLSEEYDPIAERSLGNHPQAYSHLGLIRCAQLLSA; this comes from the coding sequence ATGGCGTTGACCGCCGAAGCCCTGCCCGCGGAGCTGCGACGCGTGATTGTGCAGCTCGCGCGCACGCCTCGACTTCTGGTCGCCTGCGACTACGACGGCACCCTTGCCCCCATCGTGGCGGACCCGACCCAGGCCAAACCGCTGCCCGAATCGGTGCACGCCCTGCGGTCGCTGGCCGCGCTACCGGCGACCACCACAGCGGTGATCTCCGGGCGTGCGCTGCGCGACCTGGCCACGCTGTCGCGGCTGCCCGCCGAGGTCTACCTGGTCGGTAGCCACGGGTCCGAGTTCGACGTGGGGTTCGTGCACGAGCTCGAACCCGATGCCACCCAGCTGCGCACCGAACTGCAGATCGGCCTGCAGGACATCGTGCGCGGCAAGCCCGGCGTCACGCTTGAGGCCAAGCCGGCCAGCGTCGCGGTGCACGTCCGCCGCGCCGAGCCGGCGGTGGCCGAAGCGGTGCTGGAGACCGTCCGCACCGGCCCGGCGGCCTGGGAGGGCGTGCAGGTCACCGAGGGCAAGGCGGTCATCGAGCTGGCCGTGGTGCAGACCGACAAGGGCAACGCGCTGGACGCGCTGCGCCACCAGGTCGGCGCCACTGCGGCGATTTTCCTCGGCGACGACGTCACCGACGAGAAGGCGTTCGCCCGGCTGCACGGCCCGGACCTGGGCATCAAGGTCGGCGACGGGGACACCCTCGCGCACTACCGGATCGGCAGCACCACCGAGGTCGCCACGGTGCTGGCGTTCCTGATGGAGGAGCGGCGCACCTGGCTCTACGGCGAGCAGGCCCCGCCAATCGAGCGGCTGACGATGCTGTCCAACGAACGCACCGTCGGCCTGCTCACCCCGGACGCGCGGCTGACCTGGATGTGCCACCCCGGCCCGGACTCGGCCGCGGTATTCGCCGACCTGCTCGGCGGCCCCAGCGCGGGGCACTTCACGATCCGTCCGCAGGGCGGCAACGGGGCCCAGCGCAGCCCGCTGCCGCTGGGACAGCGTTACGTGCCGAACACCATGATCGTGGAAACCCGCTGGTCACGGCTGCTGGTCACGGACTACCTCGCGCACGGCACCGACAGCCACCGCACCGACCTGGTCCGGGTGATCAGCGGCAGCACCCGCACGGCGGTGGAGTTCGCGCCGCGCCCCGAGTTCGGGCAGGTGCCGGTGCGGCTGACCGCCGAGGCGGGCGGGCTGCGGGTGCAGGGCACGTCGGAACCGATGGTGGTGTACTCGCCGGGCGTGCAGTGGGAGATCACCTCCGACGGCATGCACGAGTCCGCGCACGCGGTCGTCGACCCGACCGACGACAGCCCGATCGTGCTGGAGCTGCGCTGCGGCACCGAAGATCTGTCGCCGGCGGGCACGGAGCTCGAACGCCGAGGAGAGGCCGACCGGTACTGGTCGGAGTGGATGCGGACGCTGTCGCTGCCCGACGTGGAGCACGACCTGGTCGCCCGGTCCGCGCTGACGCTGCGCGGCCTGTGCAACTCCGACACCGGCGGGATCATGGCCGCGGCCACCACCTCGCTGCCCGAGGAGATCGGCGGCGTGCGCAACTGGGACTACCGGTACTGCTGGCTGCGCGACGGCGCGATGACCGCCCAGGCGCTGGTCACGCTCGGGTCCACGGCCGAGGCCGAGGCGTTCCTGAACTGGCTGCACCGCGTCCTGGAAACGCTGCCGGGGCCGGAGCGGCTGCACCCGCTGTACACGCTGCAGGGCACCGGGCTCGGGCCGGAGGCCGTGATCGACAGCCTGCCCGGCTATGCCGGGTCGCGCCCGGTCCGGGTCGGCAACCTCGCCGACCAGCAGGTGCAGCTGGACGTGTTCGGCCCCGTCGTGGAGCTGATCGCGCACTTGGCCCAGGCCACCGGCCGGGTCCGGGACGTCGACTGGGACCTGGTCAAGGCGATGGCAGAGGCCGTCTCGCACCGCTGGTTCGAGCCCGACCACGGCATCTGGGAAGAGCGCGACGTGCCGCGCCACCACGTGTACTCCAAGGTGATGTGCTGGGTGACGCTGGACCGGGCGCTGAAGCTCGCCACCGCGTACGGCCGCGTGGCCGACTCGTCCTGGGAGCCGCTGCGCGACCAGATCGCCCAGGACGTGATCAAGAACGGCTGGCATCCGGACGTGCAGGCGTTCACCACCGCCTACGAGGGTTCGGACCTGGACGCGGCATCGCTGCACGTCGGGCTGTCCGGGCTGATCGACCCCTCCGACGAACGGTTCCACGCCACGGTGACGGCGATCGAGGCGGAGTTGCGCAGCGGGTCCACTGTGTACCGCTACCGTCGCGACGACGGATTGCCCGGCGATGAGGGCGGTTTCCACCTGTGCGCCGCGTGGCTGATCGAGGCGTACCTGCTGATCGGTCGTCGCACCGAGGCGGAGGAGCTGTTCCAGCAGATCGTCGACACCGCCGGTCCGACCGGGCTGTTGTCCGAGGAGTACGACCCGATCGCCGAGCGCTCGCTGGGCAACCACCCGCAGGCGTACTCCCACCTGGGCCTGATCCGCTGCGCCCAGCTGCTGTCCGCTTAG
- a CDS encoding alpha,alpha-trehalose-phosphate synthase (UDP-forming): protein MSKGNTPNRADFVVVANRLPVDLERLDDGTERWKHSPGGLVTALEPFLRARRGAWVGWPGVADIEVEPFTDDGLRLHPVPLSASEFAEYYEGFSNATLWPLYHDVVVPPVFERSWWNAYRRVNRRFAQAAAEVSAEGATVWVQDYQLQLVPTMLRELRPDLRIGFFLHIPFPPVELFMQLPWRTEIVRGLLGADLVGFHRPGGAQNFLWLARRLAGFEPSRGQVGVRSRPGMVQVGDRTVRVGAFPISIASTEMDRLARTKEIQQRVKTLRSELGNPRKIMLGVDRLDYTKGIDVRLHAMHELLAEGHIKAEDVTMIQIATPSRERVEHYKQMREDIERKVGRINGEFGRVGHPAVHYLHTSVDRKDLVAFYCAADVMVVTPVRDGMNLVCKEYVACRYDLGGALVLSEFAGAAAELTSAFLVNPHNLDGVKDALLAALEIDEAEGRRRMRALRRQVLTHDVDRWARSFLEALGTPLAE from the coding sequence GTGAGCAAGGGCAACACGCCCAATCGAGCGGATTTCGTCGTAGTCGCGAATCGGCTGCCGGTGGATCTGGAACGCCTCGACGACGGCACGGAGCGTTGGAAGCACAGCCCCGGCGGTCTGGTCACCGCGCTGGAACCGTTCCTGCGCGCCCGGCGTGGCGCGTGGGTCGGCTGGCCCGGGGTCGCCGACATCGAGGTCGAACCGTTCACCGACGACGGCCTGCGGCTGCACCCGGTGCCGCTGTCGGCATCCGAGTTCGCCGAGTACTACGAGGGGTTTTCCAACGCCACGCTGTGGCCGCTGTACCACGACGTGGTCGTGCCGCCGGTTTTCGAGCGCTCCTGGTGGAACGCCTATCGGCGGGTGAACCGGCGCTTCGCGCAGGCCGCCGCGGAGGTCAGCGCCGAGGGCGCGACGGTCTGGGTGCAGGACTACCAACTGCAGCTTGTGCCGACGATGCTCCGCGAACTCCGGCCGGACCTGCGCATCGGTTTCTTCCTGCACATCCCGTTTCCGCCGGTCGAGCTGTTCATGCAACTGCCGTGGCGCACCGAGATCGTGCGCGGTCTGCTCGGAGCCGACCTGGTCGGTTTCCACCGGCCCGGCGGGGCCCAGAACTTCCTGTGGCTGGCCCGCCGCCTGGCCGGCTTCGAACCCAGCCGCGGCCAGGTCGGCGTACGGTCCCGGCCGGGCATGGTGCAGGTCGGCGACCGCACGGTGCGGGTCGGTGCCTTCCCGATCTCCATCGCCTCCACCGAGATGGACCGGCTGGCGCGCACCAAGGAGATACAGCAGCGCGTCAAGACGCTGCGCTCCGAGCTCGGCAACCCGCGCAAGATCATGCTCGGCGTCGACCGGCTCGACTACACCAAGGGCATCGACGTGCGGCTGCACGCGATGCACGAGCTGCTCGCCGAGGGCCACATCAAGGCCGAGGACGTGACGATGATCCAGATCGCCACGCCCAGCCGGGAACGCGTCGAGCACTACAAGCAAATGCGCGAGGACATCGAGCGCAAGGTCGGGCGGATCAACGGCGAATTCGGCCGCGTTGGGCATCCCGCGGTGCACTACCTGCACACCTCGGTGGACCGCAAGGACCTGGTGGCCTTCTACTGCGCCGCCGACGTCATGGTGGTGACGCCGGTGCGCGACGGCATGAACCTGGTGTGCAAGGAATACGTGGCCTGTCGGTACGACCTCGGTGGCGCACTGGTGTTGAGCGAGTTTGCCGGTGCCGCGGCCGAACTCACGAGTGCATTCCTAGTGAACCCGCATAACCTGGACGGTGTGAAGGACGCGTTGCTCGCGGCCCTCGAGATCGACGAGGCTGAGGGACGCCGTAGGATGCGCGCACTGCGCAGGCAAGTGCTCACGCACGATGTCGACCGCTGGGCGCGGTCGTTCCTCGAGGCACTGGGCACGCCGCTCGCGGAGTAG
- a CDS encoding threonine/serine ThrE exporter family protein: MGITQRARGVLRRRDPELTLPPGIRNVVYGPALPDESTVHLVLDLGLRIGEVQMASGAGASDVTATIIAVVSAYGLPHTEVDVIYTSITVSCYRGTDLPPITSLRVVRNRSIDYTRLTDVEDLLRRITDNELTAAEAYAELDRITTAPHPFPRWVATLSWAGMAASLAVLLGGGNSPSLPLIAAAATALVDRIGRLLNRRALPFFFQQVVGGAVATTVALACYSANLLGNAGLAIAASIIVLLSGMTVVGSMQDAITGYNVTAAGRIAELALMSAGLIAGVVLSLYVGLRIGGNPFGGLDAQDLGRAEVLAPALHLPVQMLAGASTSACFALASYAPPRPLLAAGIAGAVAAAVHALLTLADVHTVLAGAVATTMVGFIGGIIARRLRIPALVIAVSGVAPLLPGLSTYRGLYELSVLGSPSGVATLMLAVATGLALGAGVVLGEYLAQPVRTRLGRLERRISGPRMSGPLRPTKRRLD; encoded by the coding sequence GTGGGAATAACGCAGCGCGCCCGCGGTGTGCTGCGGCGGCGCGACCCGGAGCTCACCCTCCCGCCGGGGATTCGCAACGTCGTCTACGGGCCGGCACTGCCCGACGAATCCACCGTCCACCTCGTCCTGGACCTCGGGCTGCGCATCGGCGAGGTGCAGATGGCCAGCGGCGCCGGCGCCTCCGATGTGACCGCGACGATCATCGCCGTGGTCAGCGCCTACGGTCTGCCGCACACCGAGGTCGACGTGATCTACACATCGATCACGGTTTCCTGCTACCGGGGCACCGACCTGCCGCCGATCACCTCGCTGCGGGTGGTCCGCAACCGGTCCATCGACTACACCCGGCTCACCGACGTCGAAGACCTGCTGCGGCGGATCACCGACAACGAGCTGACCGCCGCCGAGGCCTATGCCGAACTGGACCGGATCACGACCGCGCCGCACCCGTTCCCGCGCTGGGTAGCGACGCTGTCCTGGGCGGGTATGGCCGCCTCGCTGGCCGTGCTGCTCGGCGGTGGTAACTCCCCGTCGCTGCCGTTGATCGCCGCCGCGGCGACCGCGCTGGTGGACCGCATCGGCCGGCTGCTGAACAGGCGCGCGTTGCCGTTCTTCTTCCAGCAGGTCGTCGGCGGGGCGGTCGCCACCACCGTCGCGCTGGCGTGTTATTCCGCCAATCTGCTGGGCAACGCTGGATTGGCGATCGCGGCCAGCATCATCGTGTTGTTGTCCGGGATGACCGTGGTCGGCTCCATGCAGGACGCGATCACCGGTTACAACGTGACCGCGGCGGGCCGGATCGCCGAGCTCGCCCTGATGTCGGCCGGGTTGATCGCCGGTGTCGTGCTCTCGCTCTACGTCGGCCTGCGCATCGGCGGCAACCCCTTCGGCGGCCTGGACGCGCAGGACCTCGGGCGAGCCGAGGTGTTGGCACCGGCTCTGCACCTGCCGGTGCAGATGCTGGCCGGAGCGTCCACGTCGGCCTGCTTCGCGCTCGCCAGCTACGCACCGCCGCGCCCGCTGCTCGCGGCCGGGATCGCCGGTGCCGTCGCCGCTGCGGTGCACGCGCTGCTGACGCTGGCCGACGTGCACACCGTGCTCGCCGGGGCAGTGGCGACCACGATGGTGGGCTTCATCGGCGGGATCATCGCCCGGCGGCTGCGAATCCCCGCGCTGGTGATCGCGGTTTCCGGCGTCGCGCCGCTGCTGCCGGGGTTGTCGACCTACCGCGGGCTGTACGAGCTGTCCGTGCTGGGCAGCCCGAGTGGGGTCGCCACGCTGATGCTCGCCGTCGCCACCGGGCTCGCGCTCGGCGCCGGTGTGGTGCTCGGCGAATACCTCGCGCAGCCGGTTCGCACCAGGCTCGGTAGGTTGGAACGCCGAATCTCCGGGCCGCGGATGTCCGGTCCGCTGCGCCCCACGAAGCGGCGGCTGGATTGA
- a CDS encoding DUF2127 domain-containing protein, with translation MGTEPTLTDKLFRIAVVLKGLDGAVQLIGGVLLIFVPPTIVTRFAHAVVTRDLLGPPTGALAGHFEVAAQHFVAGGQTFLIIFLIAHGVIKVGLVVALLCKIMPMYPVAMTALGLFIIFELLRAVQTRSLVLPFFAALDVVIFVLVLKEYRELRRQSL, from the coding sequence ATGGGCACCGAACCCACTTTGACGGACAAGCTGTTCCGCATCGCCGTTGTGCTCAAGGGACTCGACGGAGCCGTTCAGCTGATCGGCGGGGTGCTGCTGATCTTCGTGCCCCCCACCATCGTCACGCGGTTCGCGCACGCCGTCGTCACGCGAGATCTGCTCGGGCCTCCCACCGGTGCGCTCGCCGGGCACTTCGAGGTGGCCGCGCAGCATTTCGTCGCCGGCGGTCAGACGTTTCTGATCATCTTCCTGATCGCCCACGGGGTGATCAAGGTGGGCCTCGTGGTCGCCTTGCTGTGCAAGATCATGCCGATGTACCCGGTCGCGATGACGGCACTGGGCCTGTTCATCATCTTCGAACTGCTGCGCGCCGTGCAGACGAGGTCGCTGGTGCTGCCTTTCTTCGCCGCACTCGATGTGGTGATCTTCGTGCTCGTGCTCAAGGAGTACCGAGAGTTGCGCCGTCAGTCGCTGTGA
- a CDS encoding DUF3099 domain-containing protein, which produces MRRRHHDEPVLITDAAPSFDEEQRHRKRVYAVLMAVHLVGFTAAGLLAHIWWLALGIVIVTGALPWVAVVIANDRTSGRGQRRLRRVRKSAIEDGHHDQIDL; this is translated from the coding sequence ATGCGGCGACGGCATCACGACGAGCCCGTGCTGATCACCGATGCGGCACCGTCTTTCGACGAGGAGCAGCGGCACCGGAAACGGGTTTATGCCGTTTTGATGGCCGTGCACTTGGTGGGCTTTACCGCCGCCGGGCTGCTGGCGCACATCTGGTGGCTGGCGCTGGGCATCGTGATCGTCACCGGCGCCCTGCCGTGGGTCGCGGTCGTCATCGCCAATGACCGCACCTCCGGCCGCGGACAACGCCGCCTACGCCGCGTGCGCAAATCGGCCATCGAAGACGGCCACCACGACCAGATCGACCTCTGA
- the ectA gene encoding diaminobutyrate acetyltransferase yields the protein MTGDKPSHNIDNQNGESGSAGRLEIDTPVVTDGPELYRITRDSAVLDVNSSYAYLLWCRDFAQTSAVARIDGAVVGFVTGYIRPDAPDTLVVWQIAVDASQRGGGVAGRLLGELVDRVLARGVRYLETTITADNAASIKLFTGLARKREADLERSELFTADLFPDAHLGEDLYRIGPFAVAPVIAAGS from the coding sequence ATGACCGGCGACAAACCGAGCCATAACATCGACAATCAGAATGGCGAAAGCGGTTCAGCCGGACGGTTGGAGATCGACACTCCGGTCGTCACGGACGGCCCTGAGCTCTACCGGATCACCCGTGATTCGGCGGTGCTCGATGTGAACTCGTCCTACGCATATTTGTTGTGGTGCCGGGACTTCGCGCAAACCTCCGCGGTGGCGCGCATCGACGGCGCGGTCGTGGGCTTCGTCACCGGGTACATCCGGCCGGACGCTCCCGACACGCTCGTCGTGTGGCAGATCGCCGTCGATGCATCCCAGCGCGGTGGTGGCGTGGCCGGCCGACTCCTCGGCGAGCTGGTCGATCGCGTGCTGGCGCGCGGAGTGCGGTACCTGGAAACGACGATCACGGCGGACAATGCCGCCTCGATCAAATTGTTCACCGGGCTGGCGCGCAAGCGCGAGGCGGACCTGGAGCGCAGCGAGCTGTTCACCGCCGACCTGTTCCCGGATGCGCACCTGGGGGAGGACCTGTACCGAATCGGGCCTTTCGCGGTGGCCCCGGTCATCGCCGCCGGATCTTGA
- the ectB gene encoding diaminobutyrate--2-oxoglutarate transaminase, whose product MNDIFATLESEVRSYSRTWPTTFDRAGGSYLYDEDGTAYLDFFAGAGALNYGHNNPLLKRKLIEYIERDGVTHGLDQSTVAKRQFLETFRDRVLQPRGYNYKIQFPGPTGTNSVESALKLVRKITGRESIISFTNAFHGMTLGSLSVTGNSMKRGGAGIPLVHATPMPYDDYFDGQVPDFLYFEKMLEDSGSGLNEPAAVIVETLQGEGGINSSRPEWLHGLYDLCQKHGMLMIVDDVQMGCGRTGPFFSFEEAGIQPDIVCLSKSIGGYGLPLALTLIKPEHDVWEPGEHNGTFRGNNPAFVTATEALNQYWADDKLEKSTIAKGERVGKVLEELATKYGGAMAKGRGLARGLGFEDTNVAGKVSKAAFDRKLLMETSGPSGEVLKIMPPLTVLDDELEQGLQIVRESVHSVLA is encoded by the coding sequence GTGAACGACATCTTCGCAACCCTGGAATCGGAAGTCCGCAGCTACAGCCGAACTTGGCCGACGACCTTCGACCGCGCCGGCGGCAGCTACCTCTACGACGAAGACGGCACCGCGTACCTGGACTTCTTCGCCGGTGCCGGTGCGCTCAACTACGGGCACAACAACCCGTTGCTGAAACGAAAACTCATCGAGTACATCGAGCGCGACGGGGTCACCCACGGCCTGGACCAGTCCACTGTGGCCAAACGCCAGTTCCTGGAAACCTTCCGGGACAGGGTGCTCCAGCCGCGCGGCTACAACTACAAGATCCAGTTCCCCGGCCCCACCGGCACCAACTCGGTGGAGTCGGCGCTGAAACTCGTCCGCAAGATCACCGGGCGGGAATCGATCATCAGCTTCACCAACGCCTTCCACGGCATGACGCTGGGTTCGCTGTCGGTCACCGGCAACTCGATGAAGCGCGGTGGCGCCGGCATCCCGCTGGTGCACGCCACGCCGATGCCCTACGACGACTACTTCGATGGCCAGGTTCCGGACTTCCTGTACTTCGAGAAGATGCTGGAAGACAGCGGCAGCGGCCTCAACGAGCCCGCCGCGGTGATCGTCGAGACGCTGCAGGGCGAGGGCGGCATCAATTCGTCCCGGCCGGAGTGGCTGCACGGGCTCTACGACCTGTGCCAGAAGCACGGCATGCTGATGATCGTCGACGATGTGCAGATGGGCTGCGGGCGCACCGGCCCGTTCTTCAGCTTCGAGGAAGCCGGCATCCAGCCCGACATCGTGTGCCTGTCGAAGTCCATCGGCGGCTACGGCCTGCCGCTGGCACTGACGCTGATCAAGCCCGAGCACGACGTCTGGGAGCCGGGCGAGCACAACGGCACCTTCCGCGGCAACAACCCGGCGTTCGTCACCGCCACCGAGGCGCTGAACCAGTACTGGGCCGACGACAAGCTGGAGAAGTCCACCATCGCCAAGGGCGAGCGGGTCGGCAAGGTGCTCGAGGAGCTCGCCACCAAGTACGGCGGCGCGATGGCCAAGGGCCGCGGGCTGGCGCGCGGGCTCGGCTTCGAGGACACCAATGTCGCGGGCAAGGTCTCCAAGGCCGCGTTCGACCGCAAGCTGCTGATGGAGACCTCCGGCCCGTCCGGCGAGGTCCTCAAGATCATGCCGCCGTTGACCGTGTTGGATGACGAACTGGAACAGGGTCTACAAATCGTGCGCGAATCGGTGCACTCTGTGCTGGCCTGA
- a CDS encoding ectoine synthase, producing MIVRNLSDIENTEADIKTENWRSKRIVLAKEKVGFSVHETTLYAGTVNDFWYANHIEAVFIVEGEGEIEDKATGEVHQLKPGSLYLLNNHDKHQVRPRTEMRTVCVFNPPVTGREVHDENGVYPLVVEDDEAAVAG from the coding sequence GTGATCGTCCGGAACCTCTCGGACATCGAGAACACCGAAGCCGACATCAAGACGGAGAACTGGCGCAGCAAGCGCATCGTGCTGGCCAAGGAGAAGGTGGGTTTCTCGGTGCACGAGACCACCCTCTACGCGGGCACGGTGAACGACTTCTGGTACGCCAACCACATCGAAGCGGTGTTCATCGTCGAAGGTGAGGGCGAGATCGAGGACAAGGCGACCGGCGAGGTGCACCAGCTCAAGCCCGGCTCGCTGTACCTGCTCAACAACCACGACAAGCACCAGGTCCGCCCGCGGACCGAGATGCGCACCGTGTGTGTGTTCAACCCCCCGGTGACCGGGCGTGAGGTGCACGACGAAAACGGCGTGTACCCGCTGGTCGTCGAGGACGACGAGGCGGCCGTCGCCGGCTGA
- the thpD gene encoding ectoine hydroxylase → MTVADLSTQDRYPTRVSAESALIERSDPTVWPGVTSGPASVEELAGHEAKGFHVVEGLLSPAEVQTYWQELDRLTQDPKVRADERTIVERTSNEVRSIFEVHRMSELIAELVRDPRVLDRARQILGSEVYVHQSRINYMPGYRGTGFYWHSDFETWHAEDGMPAMRAVSLSVALTDNYPFNGGLMIMPGSHRTFVSCVGATPEDNYKSSLKEQRVGVPIEDDITKLAYEHGIEQFTGQAGSALWFDSNCMHGSGNNITPFPRSNIFIVFNSVENELVRPFAASEPRPGFIASRSATPILR, encoded by the coding sequence ATGACCGTCGCTGATCTGAGCACCCAGGATCGATATCCGACCCGGGTGAGCGCCGAATCGGCGTTGATCGAGCGTAGCGATCCCACCGTCTGGCCGGGCGTGACGTCCGGCCCGGCGAGTGTCGAGGAGCTCGCGGGCCACGAGGCCAAGGGGTTCCACGTCGTCGAGGGGTTGTTATCGCCGGCCGAGGTCCAGACCTACTGGCAGGAGCTGGACCGGCTCACCCAGGACCCGAAGGTGCGGGCCGACGAGCGCACCATCGTGGAGCGGACGTCCAATGAGGTTCGCTCGATCTTCGAGGTGCACCGGATGAGCGAACTGATCGCCGAGCTGGTGCGCGATCCGCGGGTGCTGGACCGGGCCCGGCAGATCCTCGGCTCGGAGGTGTACGTGCACCAGAGCCGGATCAACTACATGCCCGGTTACCGGGGCACCGGCTTCTACTGGCACTCCGATTTCGAGACCTGGCACGCCGAGGACGGCATGCCGGCGATGCGCGCGGTGAGCCTGTCGGTCGCACTGACCGACAACTACCCGTTCAACGGCGGGCTGATGATCATGCCTGGCTCGCACCGGACCTTCGTCTCCTGCGTCGGCGCGACGCCGGAGGACAACTACAAGTCGTCGTTGAAGGAACAACGGGTCGGGGTGCCGATCGAGGACGACATCACGAAGCTGGCCTACGAGCACGGCATCGAGCAGTTCACCGGCCAGGCCGGGTCGGCGCTGTGGTTCGACTCGAACTGCATGCACGGGTCCGGCAACAACATCACGCCGTTCCCGCGCTCGAACATCTTCATCGTGTTCAACAGCGTGGAGAACGAGCTGGTCCGCCCGTTCGCAGCCAGCGAACCGCGCCCGGGATTCATCGCTTCCCGCAGCGCGACGCCGATCCTGCGCTAA
- a CDS encoding alginate O-acetyltransferase AlgX-related protein: MSRQEHSDLPPVHEAWLPREHPMHRPRHGKRQLAALACAVLFFTAPVVSWVFGARAEQLENRPLAAFPSITDGWGFFTGLNTWATDNLPFRKDAVQSVGALSQGVFGEPPRLAGGSHTSPVGAGQVDAKPPIDENVFPAVIEGKNGWLYLGHDVSYRCVPKRTLDQVIAGLRRWRAVVEASGRKFQLVIAPDKSTVYPENMPDDYAGKDCSTQARNEFWRRVPDATGAVDLRDQLRAVAARNQRPIYHDIDTHWTHEGGITMVYQLAERLQPGVTSSWKVLPSRRYPHSADIPDLLGQDRTVPIQAYSLAPDGGSADNTQFKPSDFHQPLHLESGAKPGMITQPVRMVGDSFTQFASPYLAATFANITIVHPDTVAVDPVAAGKLLAEGEIVTFELSERFVAGGRYPMLDPAVADQVGAILAAYPVR, from the coding sequence GTGTCGCGGCAGGAGCACTCCGATCTTCCCCCGGTCCACGAGGCGTGGCTGCCGCGGGAGCACCCGATGCACCGGCCCAGGCACGGCAAGCGGCAGTTGGCCGCCCTGGCGTGCGCGGTGCTGTTCTTCACCGCACCGGTGGTGAGCTGGGTCTTCGGCGCGCGTGCGGAGCAGTTGGAGAACCGGCCGCTGGCGGCCTTTCCCAGCATCACCGACGGCTGGGGGTTCTTCACCGGGCTGAATACCTGGGCCACCGACAACCTGCCGTTCCGCAAGGACGCGGTGCAGTCGGTCGGCGCGCTCAGCCAGGGTGTGTTCGGCGAGCCACCCCGGCTGGCCGGCGGCTCGCATACCTCGCCGGTCGGCGCCGGACAGGTGGACGCCAAGCCGCCGATCGACGAGAACGTGTTCCCGGCCGTCATAGAGGGCAAGAACGGCTGGCTGTATCTCGGCCACGACGTGTCGTACCGGTGCGTGCCGAAGCGGACGCTGGACCAGGTGATCGCCGGGCTGCGCCGCTGGCGGGCCGTGGTGGAGGCGTCGGGACGGAAGTTCCAGTTGGTCATCGCCCCCGACAAGTCGACGGTTTACCCGGAGAACATGCCGGACGACTACGCCGGCAAGGACTGCTCGACGCAGGCCCGCAACGAGTTCTGGCGCCGGGTGCCGGACGCCACCGGCGCGGTCGACCTGCGCGACCAGCTGCGCGCGGTGGCGGCGCGCAACCAGCGCCCGATCTACCACGACATCGACACGCACTGGACCCACGAGGGCGGCATCACGATGGTCTACCAGCTCGCCGAACGGTTGCAGCCGGGCGTGACGAGCAGTTGGAAGGTCCTGCCGTCCCGGCGGTACCCGCACAGCGCCGACATCCCCGACCTGCTCGGGCAGGACCGAACCGTGCCCATCCAGGCGTACTCGCTGGCACCCGACGGCGGCTCGGCGGACAACACGCAGTTCAAGCCCAGCGACTTCCACCAGCCCCTGCACCTGGAATCCGGGGCGAAGCCGGGCATGATCACCCAGCCCGTCCGGATGGTCGGCGACTCGTTCACCCAATTCGCCAGTCCCTACCTGGCGGCGACCTTCGCCAACATCACCATCGTGCACCCGGACACCGTCGCGGTGGACCCGGTGGCGGCCGGCAAGTTGCTCGCCGAAGGCGAGATCGTCACGTTCGAACTCTCCGAGCGCTTCGTCGCCGGGGGCCGCTACCCGATGCTCGATCCCGCGGTGGCCGACCAGGTCGGAGCGATTCTCGCCGCTTACCCGGTGCGCTGA